One Eurosta solidaginis isolate ZX-2024a chromosome 5, ASM4086904v1, whole genome shotgun sequence DNA segment encodes these proteins:
- the LOC137253897 gene encoding venom acid phosphatase Acph-1-like isoform X2 yields MSRIHFTQKQWLAIMAGALLVLIFIIVCLFSTNVFSLVATSIDKADADTLELLHVNGKRELFGIGTWLRKRYGDFMAPYYNPDYVHAQATGIARTHMTLQTVLASFFSPKDTEMEWNPKYNWQPVPIFSQPMEEDTLLLVRTACPRYFEALEEVLDSPNVKAEIAPYLNMLNELTTLTGMNIVQPEDVQSLYLTLLAEQEFGLQLPQWTKSYFPQRMQFLTEQSYIYNVQTPEIQKIKAGPFLKKMFNEMLDKRNGQLKPSKRKLFIYTGHDSTVVNILSGLKIWKPQLPRYAVMAMFELHKNKITGVYYVEIYFRSHAKAPLEKLIIPGCDFQCPLDRLIELSADVLPTEADNDRCSAKNGTFTEPPLRGP; encoded by the exons ATGTCGCGCATACATTTCACTCAAAAACAGTGGCTGGCAATAATGGCTGGGGCACTTTTGGTGTTAATTTTCATAATCGTCTGTTTGTTTAGTACGAATGTTTTTTCATTGGTCGCTACGAGTATAGACAAAGCTGATGCCGATACTTTGGAGTTATTGCATGTg AATGGGAAACGTGAGCTATTTGGCATTGGAACGTGGCTGCGCAAGCGTTATGGAGACTTCATGGCGCCATACTACAATCCAGAC TATGTGCATGCACAAGCGACGGGTATTGCACGCACCCATATGACGCTTCAAACTGTTTTAGCAAGTTTTTTCTCACCAAAAGATACTGAGATGGAATGGAATCCAAAATATAATTGGCAGCCAGTGCCAATATTTTCCCAGCCAATGGAAGAGGATACG CTGCTTTTGGTGAGAACAGCTTGCCCGCGTTATTTCGAGGCTCTAGAAGAAGTATTAGATTCGCCAAATGTAAAAGCGGAAATTGCGCCATATCTCAACATGCTTAACGAGTTAACAACACTGACCGGAATGAATATAGTACAACCTGAAGATGTTCAATCGCTCTACTTAACGCTTTTAGCCGAA CAAGAGTTCGGGCTACAACTACCTCAATGGACAAAAAGTTACTTTCCCCAACGAATGCAGTTCCTAACCGAACAAAGTTATATTTACAATGTTCAAACACCAGAAATACAGAAAATTAAGGCTGGGCCTTTTTTgaagaaaatgtttaatgaaaTGCTAGATAAGCGCAATGGTCAATTGAAGCCAAGTAAAaggaaattatttatttatactgGGCATGACTCGACCGTTGTTAATATTTTATCGGGTCTAAAAATATGGAAACCTCAGCTTCCACGTTATGCGGTAATGGCAATGTTTGAattgcataaaaataaaataacgggAGTATATTATGTCGAG atATACTTCCGAAGTCATGCCAAAGCTCCACTTGAAAAGCTTATCATTCCAGGCTGTGATTTTCAATGTCCTTTAGATAGACTAATTGAATTAAGTGCAGATGTTTTACCAACTGAGGCAGATAATGATCGTTGTTCGGCGAAGAATGGAACTTTTACAGAACCACCGCTCAGAGGACCTTAA
- the LOC137253897 gene encoding venom acid phosphatase Acph-1-like isoform X3: MSRIHFTQKQWLAIMAGALLVLIFIIVCLFSTNVFSLVATSIDKADADTLELLHVYVHAQATGIARTHMTLQTVLASFFSPKDTEMEWNPKYNWQPVPIFSQPMEEDTLLLVRTACPRYFEALEEVLDSPNVKAEIAPYLNMLNELTTLTGMNIVQPEDVQSLYLTLLAEQEFGLQLPQWTKSYFPQRMQFLTEQSYIYNVQTPEIQKIKAGPFLKKMFNEMLDKRNGQLKPSKRKLFIYTGHDSTVVNILSGLKIWKPQLPRYAVMAMFELHKNKITGVYYVEIYFRSHAKAPLEKLIIPGCDFQCPLDRLIELSADVLPTEADNDRCSAKNGTFTEPPLRGP, from the exons ATGTCGCGCATACATTTCACTCAAAAACAGTGGCTGGCAATAATGGCTGGGGCACTTTTGGTGTTAATTTTCATAATCGTCTGTTTGTTTAGTACGAATGTTTTTTCATTGGTCGCTACGAGTATAGACAAAGCTGATGCCGATACTTTGGAGTTATTGCATGTg TATGTGCATGCACAAGCGACGGGTATTGCACGCACCCATATGACGCTTCAAACTGTTTTAGCAAGTTTTTTCTCACCAAAAGATACTGAGATGGAATGGAATCCAAAATATAATTGGCAGCCAGTGCCAATATTTTCCCAGCCAATGGAAGAGGATACG CTGCTTTTGGTGAGAACAGCTTGCCCGCGTTATTTCGAGGCTCTAGAAGAAGTATTAGATTCGCCAAATGTAAAAGCGGAAATTGCGCCATATCTCAACATGCTTAACGAGTTAACAACACTGACCGGAATGAATATAGTACAACCTGAAGATGTTCAATCGCTCTACTTAACGCTTTTAGCCGAA CAAGAGTTCGGGCTACAACTACCTCAATGGACAAAAAGTTACTTTCCCCAACGAATGCAGTTCCTAACCGAACAAAGTTATATTTACAATGTTCAAACACCAGAAATACAGAAAATTAAGGCTGGGCCTTTTTTgaagaaaatgtttaatgaaaTGCTAGATAAGCGCAATGGTCAATTGAAGCCAAGTAAAaggaaattatttatttatactgGGCATGACTCGACCGTTGTTAATATTTTATCGGGTCTAAAAATATGGAAACCTCAGCTTCCACGTTATGCGGTAATGGCAATGTTTGAattgcataaaaataaaataacgggAGTATATTATGTCGAG atATACTTCCGAAGTCATGCCAAAGCTCCACTTGAAAAGCTTATCATTCCAGGCTGTGATTTTCAATGTCCTTTAGATAGACTAATTGAATTAAGTGCAGATGTTTTACCAACTGAGGCAGATAATGATCGTTGTTCGGCGAAGAATGGAACTTTTACAGAACCACCGCTCAGAGGACCTTAA
- the LOC137253897 gene encoding venom acid phosphatase Acph-1-like isoform X1 has protein sequence MSRIHFTQKQWLAIMAGALLVLIFIIVCLFSTNVFSLVATSIDKADADTLELLHVVLRHGPRTPADTYPTDPHINQTFSPYGWGHITNNGKRELFGIGTWLRKRYGDFMAPYYNPDYVHAQATGIARTHMTLQTVLASFFSPKDTEMEWNPKYNWQPVPIFSQPMEEDTLLLVRTACPRYFEALEEVLDSPNVKAEIAPYLNMLNELTTLTGMNIVQPEDVQSLYLTLLAEQEFGLQLPQWTKSYFPQRMQFLTEQSYIYNVQTPEIQKIKAGPFLKKMFNEMLDKRNGQLKPSKRKLFIYTGHDSTVVNILSGLKIWKPQLPRYAVMAMFELHKNKITGVYYVEIYFRSHAKAPLEKLIIPGCDFQCPLDRLIELSADVLPTEADNDRCSAKNGTFTEPPLRGP, from the exons ATGTCGCGCATACATTTCACTCAAAAACAGTGGCTGGCAATAATGGCTGGGGCACTTTTGGTGTTAATTTTCATAATCGTCTGTTTGTTTAGTACGAATGTTTTTTCATTGGTCGCTACGAGTATAGACAAAGCTGATGCCGATACTTTGGAGTTATTGCATGTg GTTTTACGACATGGCCCACGCACGCCAGCGGATACGTACCCAACTGATCCCCATATTAATCAAACATTCTCACCATATGGATGGGGACACATAACAAAT AATGGGAAACGTGAGCTATTTGGCATTGGAACGTGGCTGCGCAAGCGTTATGGAGACTTCATGGCGCCATACTACAATCCAGAC TATGTGCATGCACAAGCGACGGGTATTGCACGCACCCATATGACGCTTCAAACTGTTTTAGCAAGTTTTTTCTCACCAAAAGATACTGAGATGGAATGGAATCCAAAATATAATTGGCAGCCAGTGCCAATATTTTCCCAGCCAATGGAAGAGGATACG CTGCTTTTGGTGAGAACAGCTTGCCCGCGTTATTTCGAGGCTCTAGAAGAAGTATTAGATTCGCCAAATGTAAAAGCGGAAATTGCGCCATATCTCAACATGCTTAACGAGTTAACAACACTGACCGGAATGAATATAGTACAACCTGAAGATGTTCAATCGCTCTACTTAACGCTTTTAGCCGAA CAAGAGTTCGGGCTACAACTACCTCAATGGACAAAAAGTTACTTTCCCCAACGAATGCAGTTCCTAACCGAACAAAGTTATATTTACAATGTTCAAACACCAGAAATACAGAAAATTAAGGCTGGGCCTTTTTTgaagaaaatgtttaatgaaaTGCTAGATAAGCGCAATGGTCAATTGAAGCCAAGTAAAaggaaattatttatttatactgGGCATGACTCGACCGTTGTTAATATTTTATCGGGTCTAAAAATATGGAAACCTCAGCTTCCACGTTATGCGGTAATGGCAATGTTTGAattgcataaaaataaaataacgggAGTATATTATGTCGAG atATACTTCCGAAGTCATGCCAAAGCTCCACTTGAAAAGCTTATCATTCCAGGCTGTGATTTTCAATGTCCTTTAGATAGACTAATTGAATTAAGTGCAGATGTTTTACCAACTGAGGCAGATAATGATCGTTGTTCGGCGAAGAATGGAACTTTTACAGAACCACCGCTCAGAGGACCTTAA